The sequence below is a genomic window from Coffea arabica cultivar ET-39 chromosome 8e, Coffea Arabica ET-39 HiFi, whole genome shotgun sequence.
TACCGGTTAAGCAGGAGACCTACAAAAAtacttcccaaaaaaaaaaaaaaagaaacactgaaaaagaaagtcaaatatgaaacattttttattttccagGCTGATGCCAGGCCAGTCCAGTCTTGTCCCCCGGACATTcatttttctattatattaCTCCTAACTAACTCTGCATTGAGGAGGAGGAGTGGAGCAGCCAGTTCCAGTTAGTCTCCACCCACCATTTGACATCTTCCTCCCAGAGTTCCACGTACCAGTGAGCAGTACGGTATTTATTAATCCccgaaaacaagaagaagaagaagaaaaagcccACAATAACTAGAGCAGAGCAGGTATTAGCAGAAATGGGGTGTGGGAATTTGTTCTTCACACTAGTCGTCACTTTATCAGCTGCACTCATCACCTACAACATCCTCATTTCGGCCAATGCATCTCTCAACCAGCAATTCCCTGACCCTTCTCATAGtcaatcttcttcttcttcttcttctgtatCAAGAAAAAATGGGCTCATCAGCAGCACCAAAATCATCTCGGTGGACCCTATCATCCAGATGCCTCACGACAAATATTTATCAgctaacaacaacaacaacaacaagaagaAGAGGCTCTTCCACACCGCTGTTACATCTTCTGACTCCGTCTACAACACCTGGCAGTGCAGGATTATGTACTACTGGTTCAAGAAATTCAGGGATCAACCCGGCTCTGAGATGGGCGGCTTTACCAGGATCTTGCACTCCGGCAAATCCGACCCCTTCATGGATGAGATTCCTACTTTTGTTGCTCAGCCACTCCCTTCCGGAATGGATCAGGTTCttctttctgcattttctttttgcAATTCTTTTTGACTCGTCTTTTGGTGGTTTCTAGTAGTAATTCTTACTTCTTATACGTATCTtgctgaatttttattttttttttgggtgggctGTTTTCCTTTGGCTTCGTCTTATTAGAGTTTAAGGTTTGTGTTTATGACTCTAATTGGCAGCTGGAGTGTCGCGGAAGTAAATTTGTGTTTGGAGTTCTGATTAGAATTGTTTTAAAACCAGGGATATCCTACAAGGAGAGAATTGATTTGTAGAAAGTTCTGGTCTTTCCTAGTGTCAGAAAATAAATATTGGATAAGGGAATGGATCCTGtggaaaattcttgattttagcTCAGGCTTATATCAGAAAGTTAATAGCAAGATATTATCTCTTAATATTAAGATCCAGGTGATCTTTTCAGTTGACATTCCAAGCAATCTCTACCTCCTATTTAACTCAATTCACAAGCATTTCTTGGCTTCAATTCTAAGCCCTTCCAACAGCTGACCTGTCGTGGCACCTTAGGAAAAATAAGTCCTCTTGTAGCTGTTACATTGTTCCGTTGATTTCTCATATCCACAACCCATATCTCTGTGACTAATTAGATCCCCAAGAGCTCAAGGtgatttttcccttcttttggCTTTACTTGTATCAATGTCTTAATTATGCATGCGGTCATCTaatctttaaaaataaaaaaaaaaaattttgttgaagtttttccagatttcctaGCCAATTTATGATTTAAATGCGTAGTTCAGACTTTTAGCTGGAGCTATGGAGGTTTTAGGAGGTTCTTCCCCCTAACGTGTCATTTCATTGTGCAATTACAGGGGTATATAGTCCTCAACAGACCTTGGGCATTTGTGCAGTGGCTTCAGCAAGCTGACATTAAGGAAGAGTATGGGATTAGATATGCTTTCCTTTCATATTAATGAATTTAGATTGCTGTACATTTTTTTCTGCAATTCAAGaagttccattttttttatgtgCGAATTTACCTTCTTATGCAGCTATATATTGATGGCAGAGCCAGATCATATCATTGTCAAACCAATTCCAAACTTATCCAGAGATGGCCTGGGAGCGGCATTCCCTTTTTTCTATATTGAACCTAAGAAATACGAGTCTCTACTTCGAAAATTCTTTCCTGATGAAAAAGGACCAATTACTAACATTGATCCAATTGGAAATTCCCCCGTCATAGTTGGGAAGGTGGGTACCTTTTCTCTTACTCATTCAAAAAATTTCCCCCTGTAATCTAATGTGTATGCTTCTAATGTTGAACAAATAATTCTAGGAAGCTCTACAAAAGATAGCTCCAACTTGGATGAACGTGTCCCTAGCAATGAAGAAGGATCCTGAAACAGATAAAGCTTTTGGTTGGGTTCTTGAGATGTAAGCCACGTAGACTGTACTGATTccatttcaaacttttcttttgcttagCTTTTTTATGTGTATGCAGGTATGCCTATGCTGTTTCCTCTGCATTACATGACGTCCATAACATTTTGTACAAGGAATTTATGATTCAGGTTGGCATTTTTTAGTTGTCACCCCATGTATTTCTTATGTTTTGAGAGGTTGAGTATGTAAAGCATACTCCTTTTTAGCAAATGATGATGTGGCTACGAGCTTCTGAAGGACGTTCTTATCTTCTCTTTTGCTGGTCATTCACAGTCAATTACTTGTTCTGGGAACATAGGAGAAAAGTACTTGTCGCAGAATTTTCTTGATCAGGGAAATTTGCATCCAATTCCCTACATAATATTAGATGTAGAGAATGGGTTCGAATTCTAGCATTTAAGACCCTGAATTCTTTAAGTTCAGAATTATTATCTGCAATTTGATGCTTTGTTTTCCTATTCCAGGACTTCTGCTTTTACCTTAACTTCTTGTGTCTGATAACATCTTTTCATATATGAAGAATTCCTTTTTTGAGTATCCTACTCTACTTATTCGCTTTTGAAAACTTTGGGTCAACTTTTAGGCAAATCATTTTTGTATTTCCCTTTCTCTTTTCAGGCTTTGTCTGCTGAACCATACCAAATTTCGAACACAAGCACGCATTGCCACAATTGAAACAGCCTAAGATGCTGGAATTGCTTTAtgacacttaaaaaaaaaaaaaatttcacattggaAAGGGTTTTAAGaagagtttttctattttttcttttctaatgaCTATGCTTTTGTGCATATCAATTGCTGTATCCAGGAGAAACCTGTTAAGGTCATTCCTGATTATCACTTTTGGTGTTTTAAATGGATTTGGACTTGCCTGTATTGATCATCAAAGAGCAGCATCTAACACCTGATGTGTATACCAGACACACCATGAATTAGAAGTTTTGCAATAAGTCATGTATTGAATCATTTCTTTGGTTGTAACTCGTGACAGCCTCCATGGGACACAGAAATAGGCAAGGCATACATCATCCATTATACATATGGATGTGACTATGATCTAAAGGTAACTTGAAATTAAAAGATTTCTGTACATTTTTGGTGATCAATAGTCTATAAAGGTCATTTTCTCAGTTGACTGAAGCAGAACTATTTTGTTCTTCTTCATATTTTGGCGTCTTCAGGTTCTTATATTGGCATTGCTTATTTTGAATTGCAGGGTAAGTTGACATATGGTAAGATAGGAGAGTGGAGATTTGACAAAAGATCTTATGATAACAAATGGCCTCCAAGAAACCTTCCACTCCCTCCACCTGGTGTGCCAGATAGTGTGGTATGTTTTTCATCTCTGTGAATGCTCAATCTTGTCGTGTGGTCACAGTACTTTTGTGTGAAAAGTCTGACCTACCTTTTCGTTCTAATACCTCTTATTTAAACTAAGCACGAAAGAACATGCTTAGAGGGGAAAGGCGACTGCACCAGGCACAATACTGAAAGCAAAAAAGGTTGTCCTTTTAGGTAAATAACACTGACGAAAACCAACTAAATACTTAACTACAGTAGGTATAGTAGTGAATAATACCTTCATGATATGTCAAATACTTGGGACATGCTTCCTAGGAAGCTTTCCCTCTTAGATCATTTAAAATCCAGTAGACCATTCATAGCAATTTCTATAGTTCTGCAACACCTTGAAAACTTCAGACTGCAAACTGCAAAACCACACTCAGAAACCATTAAACTTCTTAACAATTTGTTCCTTGTCATTTATTCTTTTTGGTGGGGTTTGTCATAGATAAACATCTGCCAAGGATCCTTTTCTTAAAGCAGACAAAGTTACTAGATCTTGAGAAGTGACATTTTACTAGGCAGACAATGTCAGACCATTATGGCAATTCAAATCCTTGGATACCTAAACAATTGGGTTGGAGCGTCATGTTGTTGACTGTTATAGTTATCTAGACCAGTAATATTTATTGATCGTGCTGCAACTTTTTCCAATATCCAAGACTGAGCCTCTAAAGTGGGTCTTGGATTACAAGTAAACAGCCTTTACCTTCATGAGTTGAATGATTATGTTGTCATCTACAATTGCTCATGATTTGGCAGGTTACTCTGGTGAAAATGGTGAATGAAGCCACAGCTAACATTCCAAACTGGGGTTCCTAAGCTGTCAAAATGATCAAAGGTCTGGGCCAATGCAGACAGAGCTGTATAAAATTAACGTTAAAGGTACAGACGTTTATACTCCACAAAGAAAGCTACGGCAAgtttttgtattttcttttctcttctgaGAGCCTAAAGTATTGTTGTAAGACTATGTTGCCAACCTTTTGGTTACTCCGGCTGTATATTATGCATCACCAGCTACTCACCGTATAATACATATGGAAATGAAACTGTCTCTTTTGTAAGATATGCAGATCCTATGGAAGCGCTCCCCTGATTTTTATTCGACATATTGTACAAGTCAACCCAAAAACATCATCAGCCTGCCAAATTGTAAATTTTCATTTCCTGTGGCTCTAATTTGAACTTCGGGAAAAGGGGTCTGCAAGGTTAGGGTGATCAATCTTGCACGTAATGGAGCTCTATTAGTTTTTGGTTGTGGCTGATTCTTGACCAACTAGTGGCAATATATGGAAGATGTTAGTCGATTGGCTAAAGAAAGAATCCAATTTATTACAGCTAAACAAATGACCAACAAGATAAAATCATTATACTGCAAATATATCTCTTGGAATATAATCAGGAAAATGTTTTCAAGCCTGGCGGGCAGAAGGGGGTCATGTTCTAACTCAATTTACTTGGAGGAGACTCGTTCAAGTTAGCAATCACTGCAAGAATTCATTGGGATGAACTATACACAAGCAACTAATACAAACCTTATCCGAATTGATATTTAAGGGCATCTTCAAAAGACGTAAAGATCAGGGCCAGATCACAGACATGTGCCCCCCCAACCCCCacaacaacccaaaaaaaaaaagagcctaTTCTTTAGGTGCTGGCAATTTAGTACCAACAAAAGAAGCTGAAATAGTTTCGAATCTTTCCACGTTTCAGATCAGTCTTGGCTGTCTTGGGCAATA
It includes:
- the LOC140003663 gene encoding hydroxyproline O-arabinosyltransferase 1-like isoform X1, with protein sequence MGCGNLFFTLVVTLSAALITYNILISANASLNQQFPDPSHSQSSSSSSSVSRKNGLISSTKIISVDPIIQMPHDKYLSANNNNNNKKKRLFHTAVTSSDSVYNTWQCRIMYYWFKKFRDQPGSEMGGFTRILHSGKSDPFMDEIPTFVAQPLPSGMDQGYIVLNRPWAFVQWLQQADIKEDYILMAEPDHIIVKPIPNLSRDGLGAAFPFFYIEPKKYESLLRKFFPDEKGPITNIDPIGNSPVIVGKEALQKIAPTWMNVSLAMKKDPETDKAFGWVLEMYAYAVSSALHDVHNILYKEFMIQPPWDTEIGKAYIIHYTYGCDYDLKGKLTYGKIGEWRFDKRSYDNKWPPRNLPLPPPGVPDSVVTLVKMVNEATANIPNWGS
- the LOC140003663 gene encoding hydroxyproline O-arabinosyltransferase 1-like isoform X2, translating into MGCGNLFFTLVVTLSAALITYNILISANASLNQQFPDPSHSQSSSSSSSVSRKNGLISSTKIISVDPIIQMPHDKYLSANNNNNNKKKRLFHTAVTSSDSVYNTWQCRIMYYWFKKFRDQPGSEMGGFTRILHSGKSDPFMDEIPTFVAQPLPSGMDQGYIVLNRPWAFVQWLQQADIKEDYILMAEPDHIIVKPIPNLSRDGLGAAFPFFYIEPKKYESLLRKFFPDEKGPITNIDPIGNSPVIVGKEALQKIAPTWMNVSLAMKKDPETDKAFGWVLEMYAYAVSSALHDVHNILYKEFMIQGKLTYGKIGEWRFDKRSYDNKWPPRNLPLPPPGVPDSVVTLVKMVNEATANIPNWGS